DNA from Stutzerimonas decontaminans:
TGGCGATCGTGGTGGAGTGCGGCAATCATCGTCTGACGATGGACCAGCCGAAAAACGCAGCAGGACAGGATCTAGGACCAACCCCTCTGGAGGCCATCCTGGCGGCTGTGGCCGGATGTTTCGGTACCATCGGCCGTTTCATCGCCCATCAGCAGAAGATCGAACTGCGCGGCATGCGCTTTGAGCTGGAGGCCGATTACGATCCCGCTGGCCTGTTGGGCCGCGATCCGGATGTACGCCCCGGCTTTCAGGAGCTGCGGGTGAAGGTCGAGATCGACGCCGATCTGGACCAGGCCGGCAAGCAGGCGCTTCTCGAACAGATCGAAAAACGCTGTCCGGTGGCTGATAACCTTACCCATGGCACGCGCTTGGTCAGCGTGCTGCTCTGAGCAAGACAAACGAAAACGGCCCGTCTAAAACGGGCCGTTTTCGTTACACAGGTTACGGATCAGGCTGAGAGCTCGACCAGCAACTTGTTCAGGCGCTGCACATACGCAGCCGGATCCTTGAGGCTGTCTCCCGCCGCGAGTGCGGCTTGGTCGAACAGGATGTGCGAAAGGTCGGCAAAGCGATCCTCATCCGGCTCGGCATCCAGCTTTTCGATCAGCGGATGCTGCGGGTTGATTTCGAAGATCGGTTTGGATTCCGGCACCTTCTGCCCGCTCGCCTCGAGAATCTGACGCATCTGCAGGCCAAGATCCTGTTCGCCGATCGCAAGGATTGCCGGTGAATCGGTCAGGCGGTGGGAAACCCGCACCTCGGCGACTTCGTCACCCAGTGCGCCCTTCAGACGCTCGATCAGGCCTTCCTTGGACTTGGCGATTTCTTCCTGAGCCTTCTTGTCCTCTTCGGAATCCAGTTTGCCCAGGTCCAGATCGCCGCGTGCGACATCGGCGAACTGCTTGCCGTCAAAGTCGGTGAGGTAGCTCATCAGCCACTCGTCAATGCGATCGGTCAGCAGCAGCACCTCGATGCCCTTCTTGCGGAACACCTCCAGGTGCGGACTGTTCTTGACCTGCGCGTAGCTCTCGCCGGTGAGGAAGTAGATCTTGTCCTGGCCTTCCTTCATGCGGCCGAGGTAATCGGCCAGCGAAACCGACTGCTCACCCGAGGCGTCGTTGGTGGAAGCAAAGCGCAGCAGGCCGGCGATCTTCTCCTTGTTGGCGAAGTCTTCCGCCGGGCCTTCCTTGAGCACCTGGCCGAACTGCTTCCAGAAGTTCTTGTAATCCTCGGGCTTGTCCTTGGCCAGTTTCTCCAGCATGTCGAGCACACGCTTGGTCAGCGCCGACTTCATCGAATCGATGACCGGATCCTTCTGCAGAATCTCGCGGGACACGTTCAGCGACAGGTCGTTGGAGTCCACCACACCCTTGATGAAGCGCAGATAGAGCGGCAGGAACTCATCGGCCTGATCCATGATGAACACGCGCTGGACGTAGAGCTTCAGGCCCTTGGGTGCCTCGCGGTGATACAGATCGAACGGCGCACGTCCAGGCACATAGAGCAGCGAGGTGTACTCCAACTTGCCCTCGACCTTGTTGTGGCTCCAGGACAGCGGATTGTCGAAGTCGTGGGCGACGTGCTTGTAGAACTCCTGATACTCCTCGTCCTTCACCTCGGTGCGCGGACGAGTCCAGAGTGCACTGGCGCGGTTGACCGTCTCCCACTCGGGTTCGGTCGGCTTGTCCTGTTCCTCGCCATGGAACTCCTTCGGCAACTCGATGGGCAGGGCGATGTGGTCGGAGTACTTCTTGACGATGTTGCGCAGGCGCCAGCCATCGGCGAACTCTTCCTCGCCGTTTTTCAGGTGCAGGACGATACGAGTACCGCGCTCGGCCTTTTCGACCGTGGCAACTTCGAACTCGCCCTCGCCTGCCGAGGACCAGTGCACGCCTTCGCTGGCTGGCGTGCCGGCGCGGCGGCTGTAGACATCAACCTTGTCGGCGACGATGAAGGCGGAATAGAAACCCACACCGAACTGACCGATCAGGTGCGAATCCTTCTTCTGGTCGCCAGAGAGATTCTTCAGGAAGTCGGCAGTACCAGACTTGGCGATGGTGCCCAGATGCGCAATCACGTCATCGCGGTTCATGCCGATGCCGTTGTCTTCCAGCGTGACGGTCTTGGCGTCCTTGTCAAAGCTGAGGCGGATCTTCAGATCGGCACCGCCCTCGAGCAACTCCGGCTTGGCCAGCGCTTCGAAGCGCAGCTTGTCAGCGGCATCGGAGGCGTTGGAAATAAGCTCGCGAAGGAAGATTTCCTTGTTGGAATACAGCGAATGGATCATCAGATGAAGCAGCTGCTTCACTTCGGTCTGGAAGCCCAGGGTTTCTTTTTGAGTCTCCACACTCATCGTCTACAAACTCCACATCATCGTAATGGCACGGACCGCGGCTGCGGCGATGTCTGGCAGATGGGGGCTAGACGATGGATTTCAAGGGTGACCGACGCAGCACGGCGTCGGTCCGGACACCTCACGGCTCGACAAGCTCGAGCAGAACGATCTCGCCAGGAGCCAGATTGTAGGTAGCCTCGCCCGGCCCGCGGATGACCCGCCGGATAATCAGATTGCCTTCACTGTCGAGGCCGGCGAAGCGTCCTTCGGCGACTCCGCCGCGCTCGGTATGCGCGCGCATAAGCAGGTGTTGGTAGCGCCCGGGATTACGCAGCACCTGCTCCATCGAGAAGCGCAAACGCCGATCCAGGCGGCTTGGCGGTGGTTCGGCAACCACTGGTTCAGGCACATTGCGCGCGGCCGCGACCGCCTCGACCGGCTCAGCCAGCGGTGGATAATCGTCGCCCTTCACCTGCCAGCCCTGCTCGCTCTTGCCCAGGCGCAGCGTGAAGGTCTGTTGCTCGCCTCTGACCTTGGCTTGAACTTCCAGCTCCAGCTCATCGGCCGGCAGGGTAAACGACGGCATGCTTTCCAGGATCACCTCGCGGCTCGCATGCCGGCGCTGCAAGTAATCTTCGATCACGAAAGCGATGGTATCGCGCGAGTCGTGGCGACGATCAACCTGACCGTTCTGGTAGCGAAGACGGTCGCTGTACAGCTCGACGACGCCTGTCAGGCTGGTTTCGAACTGCGGTGGCAGCACTAGATGGAAGTCACCGCGCAGCTTGTTCGGGGCGACTGGCTGCAGGTCAAGGTGCAACGTATAGCCGCGATCTAGGCGGCGCGTTTCGGGCAGTTCCTGATCAGGGCTCAGCCAGGCGATCTCGACTTCAGGCAAGGCTCCGACGTCATCGGGAAGTACATCGACACGTAGCGCGCCTTCGAAGCGCTGGGGCAGACGGATGGTGACTTCCTGGCGGGCAAAGAAGCCTTGGCCTTCGCGCAGGGTCAGCACGCCATTGATGACCTCACCCTGTTGCGGCGTGAACTCGCGGCCGTTCAGCTTCCCGCGTACACCCATGGCCAGGTCGGGCTGTACCTGGGTTGGCAGCCAGCGCAGGCTGAAGATCGCCTCCAACCGCTCTGCATCACGACTGGCCAGCAATGACAGCCCCACAATCAGGGGGATGACGCCCAGGCAGGACAGGATCAGCGCCTTACGCGCCACACGCCAGTGGCTGAACACGAATGCCAGCGTCAACGGAGGCAGCAGGCTGCCAAGGCCCCACAGCAGGCTTGTCGCAAACGCCTGGCTGATCAGCCAGATGAAACCGGCGAGAATTAATAGCAGGCCGCCAAGTATCAACAGTGCTTCCATTCGAGTTCCTTCACGCAATCGCATAGGGGTAACGGCGCACACCGCAACGCCACCCCATGACGAAAGCGTCAGGGCTCGTCGATCTTGAAATGGCAGCGGGCGGTGGCGATGGGCTCGGCCTGATGGGTCTGCCAAGCCGTGATCGCGACGTTGGCGACCCTACGACCCTGACGCCAGACCTGGCAGGCGGCAAAGGTGTCACGATAGTGACCGGCGCGCAGATAATCTATCGAGAAGTCGATGATTTTGGGCAAATGTGGCGCCCCCATGAACATCAGCAGATGCAGCAGCGCCGCGTGTTCCATGAAGCCCGCAATGACTCCGCCGTGAATGGCCGGCAGCGGATTGCCGATGTTGTCCTCGCTCTGCGGCAGCCGGAAAACCATCTCGTCGCCCAGCCGCAAGCATTCGATACCTATCAGCTTGGCGTACGGCACCAACTTGATCAGCGAGTCGTAATCGTTGCTGGCATGCGCTTCGCGCACCAGTTCGTTGAGGTTCAGTGTGCTCATGCCGCGCCATCCTTGCTGAACACGCCCTGAGTGGCCTTGCCCATACGCATGAAGGTGCCCACTACATGAGCGATTGGCTCGTTGATGTCACGCTGGTAGGCAACGCCGCGGGTGAATATCACCGTTGGCGTAACGCGGTAACACTCGGCGAAGCCAAAAATATCGTGACCCGCTTCCGCCGGGTGCATGTAGTCGATACGCAGATCAAGCGTCGGGCAAACCTCCAGCTCCGGCAACGCGCAGGCGGTGGAGATTCCGCAAGTGGTGTCCATCAGCGTGGTGATCGCGCCACCATGAACGCCTCCGGTTTCCGGATTACCGATAATCTTCTCGCTGTACGGAAGGCGCAGCGTGAGCCCCCTGCTGTCGGCATGTTCGACGCTTAGGCCCAGTACCTGACAATGCCGCAGGAAGGACAGGAAGCGCTGGGTGCGCTCGAGTATCTGGCTATCGCTCATTCGAGTTCTCGGGGATTGAAACAAGCCGCGCATGATACCGTCTTGCCACCTACCGTCCCTACTCCTTGGGCATTTCGGCCGGGGAAGTTGGCGTGAATACCATTACCCCAAGCACGTCCGAGTGGAATTCACGGCGGTAGAGAATCAGTACCACGCCGGTGGTGACCGCCATGAAGAACCATGGGTGGACGAACCAGGCCAACGTCGCCATGCCGAAGTAGTAGGCCCGCAGGCCGAAGTTGAACTGGTTGGCCGCCATGGAAAGGACCCGCGCTGCGCGCTCGGCAAAAGCCTTGCGCTCCTGGTCGCTGACATTGCGCTCCCCTACCATCGGCGCCGACGCCACCAGTACCGCGGCAAAGTTGTACTGGCGCATGCACCAACTGAAGGTGAAGAACGCATAAACGAAGACGACGGCCAGGCACAGCAGTTTGATCTCCGACAGCCCGCGACTGACCGGCTGCGCGAACGGCAGATCGGCGAGCAGCGACACCGCGCGCTCCGACGCCCCCAGCGCGGTCAGGATACCGGCGAGAATGATCAGCGTACTGGATGCAAAGAAGGAGGCGTTGCGCTCCAGATTGCCGATCACGTTGGCATCGGCGATGCGGTTGTCGCGCAGCAGCAGGCGTTGCATCCAGTCCTGTCGATACAAGTGCAACACGCTGGCGAGGCAGGCGGTGTCGCGGCCGCGCCATCCCGCGTAGCGGGTGTATCCGACCCAGCAGACGACAAACCAGAGTACAGCGATCAGATGCGGCAGGTTTGAATCAGATAACGTCATGGTGCGCCCTCGGAAACTACGCGGGATTATAGCCAGCCACCTCGACGCTAACGCGGTGCTAGCCGCAGCACGGAGGCAGAGACCGACCGATGTCAGCTCTGCCGCCGCGCAGCCCTACACCTGGCGTTGTCGATCGGCGCGCCCGAGCAGGCGATCCGTGACAACAGCCAAGACCAGCATCACCAGTACTGGAACCAGCCAGCCCATGCTCTGATCCGCCAAGGGCAGTTGCGCGAACAAGGTCGGCACCCAGTTCCCCAGACCCGCCGCAGCGAGGCCGTCGACCACCCCGAAAATCAACGTCACGCCCATCACCGGCACGAACACCCGCGACGCCGACAACCAGAAGCGGTCCAGCAGGCTCAGTGCGACCAGCACGATTGCCAGTGGATACAGGCCTACCAGCACGGGTACCGACACGCTGATCAGCTGGGTCAGCCCCTGGTTTGCCACCAGCAGGCTGAACAGCGCAAATACGATCACAACAGCGCGGTAGGACACAGGCAGCAACGCGCTGAAGAACTCACCGCAGGCCGTGGTCAGGCCCACTGCAGTCGTCAGGCAAGCCAGGGTGATGACCACAGCGAGCAACAGGCTGCCGGGGGTGCCGAAGGTGTGCTGCACATAGGTGGTTAGAATCTGCACACCGTTTTCGGCACCTGCAGCAATACCCTGGCTCGTGGCGCCAAGATAGAACAGTGCCAGGTACACCAGCGACAAGCCGATAGCCGCGATCACGCCGGCAATCATCGAATAACGCGTCACCAGCGCCGGTTCGGTCACGCCACGGTCACGGATGGCGGTGGCAATCACGATCCCGAATACCAGCGCGCCGAGCGTGTCCATGGTCAGGTAGCCTTCCAGGAAACCCTTGATCAACGGCGAAGCACGATAGCTCTCGGTAGCAGCGCCTACCTCACCTGCCGGGGCGAAGATTGCAGCGCCGCCTAGCACCAATAGCGCCGACAGCAGCACCGGCGTGATGAACTTGCCGATGCGGTTGACCAACTGCCCTGGATTTAGCACCAGAAACAGCATGGCGGCGAAAAAGACCAGGGTATAGATGAACAGGGGCATGCCGGCGTTGCCGCTGAACGGCGCAATGCCCATCTCGAATGAGACGACGGCTGTACGCGGGGTGGCGAACAGCGGGCCTATCGCCAGATAGACGGCCACCGCCAGTACGGTGCCGGCAACTTTGCCAAGCGGCGCGGTAAGGCGGTCCATGCCACCACCAACACGGGCCAACGCAACGACGGTCAGCAGCGGCAGGCCGACGCCGGTCAGCAGGAAGCCCAGTGCTGCGTGCCAGACGAACTCCCCCGCTGCCATGCCAGCGCTGGGCGGAAAAATGATATTGCCGGCGCCAAGGAACAGCGCAAACGTCATGAAACCAAGTGCCAGCAGGTCAAAACCTTTCAAACGATTCATGCGAAAAAAACTACCAAATGGATAACGGCGTAAACGAATGCTGCACACGCATCATCATGCGCGCGCTCTAAGCATTTCATGGGCCTGAATGATGGATTACGGGTTTCCTTTCGGGATAAGCGGAAACGTCATTCAGCCGGTTAGGCCGAATCCTTCGTTGCACGCCGTCGCTCTTGTGGATCGAACAAGCGTATGAATGGGCGGCAATGATGCCACGATGCGGCGACGGATGCTGACCGAACCGTCAGTAATGGCCGCGAAAAAGTGTCGCTCCGTAGCGTCCGGAACGTTGCTACGTGGTGGATGCCGCGCACAGCGCCGAGCGGTGATAACAACCTGCCCCGCTACAAAATCCTAAGCTAAAGCCCCGAGGCAAACCCGACAGGTCTGCCTCGGAGCATGCGAAGACTCAGCAGCTCGAACGCCCGGTTGCAGGC
Protein-coding regions in this window:
- a CDS encoding OsmC family protein, which encodes MAMKTISARGEMNAGMAIVVECGNHRLTMDQPKNAAGQDLGPTPLEAILAAVAGCFGTIGRFIAHQQKIELRGMRFELEADYDPAGLLGRDPDVRPGFQELRVKVEIDADLDQAGKQALLEQIEKRCPVADNLTHGTRLVSVLL
- the htpG gene encoding molecular chaperone HtpG — translated: MSVETQKETLGFQTEVKQLLHLMIHSLYSNKEIFLRELISNASDAADKLRFEALAKPELLEGGADLKIRLSFDKDAKTVTLEDNGIGMNRDDVIAHLGTIAKSGTADFLKNLSGDQKKDSHLIGQFGVGFYSAFIVADKVDVYSRRAGTPASEGVHWSSAGEGEFEVATVEKAERGTRIVLHLKNGEEEFADGWRLRNIVKKYSDHIALPIELPKEFHGEEQDKPTEPEWETVNRASALWTRPRTEVKDEEYQEFYKHVAHDFDNPLSWSHNKVEGKLEYTSLLYVPGRAPFDLYHREAPKGLKLYVQRVFIMDQADEFLPLYLRFIKGVVDSNDLSLNVSREILQKDPVIDSMKSALTKRVLDMLEKLAKDKPEDYKNFWKQFGQVLKEGPAEDFANKEKIAGLLRFASTNDASGEQSVSLADYLGRMKEGQDKIYFLTGESYAQVKNSPHLEVFRKKGIEVLLLTDRIDEWLMSYLTDFDGKQFADVARGDLDLGKLDSEEDKKAQEEIAKSKEGLIERLKGALGDEVAEVRVSHRLTDSPAILAIGEQDLGLQMRQILEASGQKVPESKPIFEINPQHPLIEKLDAEPDEDRFADLSHILFDQAALAAGDSLKDPAAYVQRLNKLLVELSA
- a CDS encoding PaaI family thioesterase, with amino-acid sequence MSTLNLNELVREAHASNDYDSLIKLVPYAKLIGIECLRLGDEMVFRLPQSEDNIGNPLPAIHGGVIAGFMEHAALLHLLMFMGAPHLPKIIDFSIDYLRAGHYRDTFAACQVWRQGRRVANVAITAWQTHQAEPIATARCHFKIDEP
- a CDS encoding PaaI family thioesterase, coding for MSDSQILERTQRFLSFLRHCQVLGLSVEHADSRGLTLRLPYSEKIIGNPETGGVHGGAITTLMDTTCGISTACALPELEVCPTLDLRIDYMHPAEAGHDIFGFAECYRVTPTVIFTRGVAYQRDINEPIAHVVGTFMRMGKATQGVFSKDGAA
- a CDS encoding DUF599 domain-containing protein translates to MTLSDSNLPHLIAVLWFVVCWVGYTRYAGWRGRDTACLASVLHLYRQDWMQRLLLRDNRIADANVIGNLERNASFFASSTLIILAGILTALGASERAVSLLADLPFAQPVSRGLSEIKLLCLAVVFVYAFFTFSWCMRQYNFAAVLVASAPMVGERNVSDQERKAFAERAARVLSMAANQFNFGLRAYYFGMATLAWFVHPWFFMAVTTGVVLILYRREFHSDVLGVMVFTPTSPAEMPKE
- the brnQ gene encoding branched-chain amino acid transport system II carrier protein, which codes for MNRLKGFDLLALGFMTFALFLGAGNIIFPPSAGMAAGEFVWHAALGFLLTGVGLPLLTVVALARVGGGMDRLTAPLGKVAGTVLAVAVYLAIGPLFATPRTAVVSFEMGIAPFSGNAGMPLFIYTLVFFAAMLFLVLNPGQLVNRIGKFITPVLLSALLVLGGAAIFAPAGEVGAATESYRASPLIKGFLEGYLTMDTLGALVFGIVIATAIRDRGVTEPALVTRYSMIAGVIAAIGLSLVYLALFYLGATSQGIAAGAENGVQILTTYVQHTFGTPGSLLLAVVITLACLTTAVGLTTACGEFFSALLPVSYRAVVIVFALFSLLVANQGLTQLISVSVPVLVGLYPLAIVLVALSLLDRFWLSASRVFVPVMGVTLIFGVVDGLAAAGLGNWVPTLFAQLPLADQSMGWLVPVLVMLVLAVVTDRLLGRADRQRQV